The sequence ctgattggtcagctctcccactctgttctgatgagtccaccaccgttacagcggaacatcagtgattatgtgttacaatggcgtttgttagcaaccagaaaatgacaccagtaatgacaaacagatgagaatgctgcgtggggtctgggtgccgtgttggcgggacgtcacggggctcgctgctccgccctttgaggctcgaggagcggacagtgtgagctggattactggtgtcgtttcctggttgctgcgtggggcccgcgagacagcgagacaccgcggaactcagcctgagcacacactcacactcacagccAGGAGATCCACGGAGCCGCGGCTGAGAAAAGACAATAGtgagtgagcgtgtgtgtgtgagtgtgaggagctccacggattggtccatttggacctgggtatcgttacgtcactatgaccaggaagaaaaaaattgaaaaagacAAATCTCCAACAATGCGttcatagacaggtcttttctgtgttcgaGTTTTACtcactacagggtgtactttgagggtttgtgactttacagagcgtttacatgcagaaaaagctacataacacacaaggggacgggtaatgaccagaaaagcatgacatgggccctttaacatTTTGACAAATTTCAACTTCAAACGTTCCCTGATGTTGACAGTCTCCTTTTGTCAAAACAGTTCCAAACCAATGAATATATGTTAAAGGTAGGTGGGACATTAATATGGTTTGCAATGTTCTTCTAAGTAGTCGACAAGTAAAATGCTACATCATAGATTTACAAGGCAACACCAAACAGATGTTCTTTTTTGTTCTGCAGAATTGTATTGCTGGATTTACTGTATATAAAGACAAATACCTTTTGTTTAAGTGAACCCTACAGACTGGAACTAGAGCCAATCAAGAAAACAACAAAGTGGCTCGAATTTACCAACTCATCCACGGGGGAAAGGCCCAGGGTCACTAGGGGTCAAGGGCCTATATAACAACGAGTTGCTGAATGGAGAACACAAACTGATCACAAACAGACCACCATCCAACCAAAAACGACTAAAAGTCAGTACAATTTGCCACAACGAGAACCAAAGCTAAAGAGACGCAAAATGACTTTAAAAAGATGCAACACCAGCACATAACGATCACAGAGGTGCAACATGACTAAGAACAGACACCAAAATGACCTACAATTACTGAAAAGAGACACACAACCACTAGAcacagatggaacatagtatcACAGTAATGAAAGAAAGACTAAAAGAGGTgtgaaaaaaaactaaaataaatgcaaAGCGACACATTTGACAAAAATGAAATGACTTCTTCAGTTTAGCTGTCTCTTACCGAGGGTGGGGGCCTTGCTGCTGTTTGTGCACAAGAAACCAATTCTCTCATAATCTGTCTATGACCACAACTTCATATGGGAGCTGAATGAATTGCACGTAAGTGGTACAAATTCCCTAACTGTCAAATAGTGAACCTAATGTGTTTGGGGGTGTAACCTCAGAGGGAGTTGCCTGCTTTGCCCTGACcggtataataataaaaacaacaacaacaacaacaggtaGAGGAGGAGGCTGAGGTTATTATCACTCTTATTAAAAGGATGCAAGTATATATATCAGCTGTGAGCTGCTTCCACGGTGTTTGtctggactgtgtgtgtgtctctatgtgtgtgtgtgtgtgtgtgtgtgtgtgtgtgtgtgtgtgtgtgtgtgtgtgtgtgtgtgtgtgtgtgtgtgtgtgtgtgtgtgtgtgtgtgtgcgtgcgtgcgtgtgtgtgtgtgtgtgtatactgtaGGTAAGCTGAGCCGAAGAGACGCTGACTGTGTTGAATCTCAGCAGCTGCAGCTCCAGACGCCAGAGACACACTGCACCGCTCTCTCTGAATGTTATCCCACCCCCACTCACTCTCTCCATCCTTTTCACATCTTCACTTGTTTCGTCTCTCGGATGCGGCTCAGATGGACTCTGCCCTGATTTATGGATAGAAAAGCACACAGCGTAGTCACGGtgatctctttctctctgtctcacACACAGCACATGCCTGGTCCTTCATTCCCCTGCATGCTATCTCAatccctctctctgtgtgtgtgttatatgcacacacacacaccctgactCCCAGTGAGGTGATGGCTGTCACACTGCTCAATGTTTCCTCTGAGTCAGCAAaaacaggaagaggaggagagtgatggaGAGGCAGAAAGGagggagaaagaggagagaTATTAAGagaaaattaaaaatgtaaagttgAAAGTTGAAAGCAGAGTGTTTTGCACCTAATAAAGATTGCATCACTCAGCAATTTAATCAGTTTAGGAAAGTTGGTGATATGAACGTTATGTAGTCTAACTTTAAGGAAATAGAACAGCTTGTATTGGTATGGCAAGGCGCTTTGCATAGAGTATAAACAGGTATATAAAGGTCCCTGACATACAAgttatatgttgtatgtcagggactacggatggaaatgagctcaaagctaaaatccggcatatttacacttgaagcattatttgtctaaagtgttcattaatgtgcattgtccctttcaaataaacgattaaatgaaaaaatgaaaataagtGCTTGTGAATGGAAGTGACGCAGTGTTTGGATAAAGGATTAATATCTGTACAGAcaaattattttgttattggcaGAAATGTTCAAAATTACGTGTTGcagggacacatatttaaaGATAGgactttttaatattttttggaAAGACAAAAATGCAACTGTCTATTAAAAGCATCATAATAAAAATATGTTCAATACAACTAAATCTAATCAAATAAGATATTTGTTGGGGTCTATATTGAGCAAATCTGACAGCCTTCAAGAAAATGTTTGGAATTTCTCTCATTTGACACATTTTTGTGACAGCCTTACATCAAGTATAAACAGGCTTAAATTCATATATATCGCTGTGCAGATATCTCACTTCCTTATTGACATCTTACCGTATACTCTCCTTCACTTGCATGACCctgcaatacacacacacacacacacacacacacacacacacacacacacacacacacacacacacacacacacacacacacacacacacacacacacacacacacacacacacacacacacacacacacacacacacacacacacacacacacacacacacacacacacacacacacacacacacacacagtgagttATGGTGTTTGAAGTGAGCCGCCAGCCTCCGGGTCTGACGGCGGTGTCACATCAGCAGCAACGCGGGGTGGCATCTGTGTCAACCCGCCACCCGGACAGGAGGAAGGAGAGAACACTTAAAGCAGTTTAGTGCGCGTGCACAAGCGCGCGAACACAAAGTGGATATCGAGGGTGTCATGCAGTGACTCGCTCAAACATGCAGTGTGAGAGTTTAGCTCATCTACCTTGTTGTTCCGTGCATGATGGCATAGAGGCcggctccatccatccatccatcaccggCTGATGGGAGTAGAGGGATCCGCTGACAGGCGTCCGCAGCCCGGGCAGCGGAACGGAGGAGCCGGGCGGCTGGTGGAGCCTCTCACAGACAAATTACGGCCGAAAGATATGACCGatgaagaataaaatatagCAGATGGAACACCGACAAATAAATTAAGGAAATCACTAATTAAGAGACAAACGAGCATCAATTATTGCGTATATGTTTTCGtcttgaataataataataataataggccttgtaataataataaaaacaacaaaattgATATTCTTTCAACATCTTTACATCATTATTTTTGACACACTCGTCAACTGTCGTTTCAGATTATTTTATACTATCATAATGCAATCAATATGATATGACATATTAATAATTATGTTAGCCTATAATAATTAGGCCTCAATAATAATATTATAGATTATTTTACAATTCTTCAAGTAGCctacataaatatattttatacacCATCAACATGTCCGTTGATGCAGTTTAAACTCCAGTCACTGCGTTAAACttgattttgtttttgtctttcttatATGAACAGACTTATTTACGTACAATAATAGTAAACATTATACATTCATACAATGCTATCTACGGGCTTTTagggtgttttaaaaaaaaaaaacattcttaGAGCTGCAACGAAACTCGGCTGGCCTTGAATAAGAAACGAATTCGTGACAATCTTACATAAAGCCAATGCTTTTAATAATTTAGTGGCAGGAagcctttttgtttgttgttttcaaaataaaaacctgTTCTGCAACAATGAGGGCAGCAGCAGACTGACAGCTTTGGGACAGAACTTTTTATTAAACATTATGAAAACAAGATTCTCAACAACGTTCCACTTGGTAGGTTTTTCACTTGTTGACACGTTAGGACACGTTCATTgaataaatatagaaatgataTGTACAGATATACATAAACAGCACTGTGCAGAAGTTTGCTCATAGTTCTTTCAAATCAAATTGTTAGGCTGTAAATAATTGCAAAACGTTGACGTCATATAAaaccaattaaaaaataaatacaataagtaACTGAATAAATAATTGTTGGTACCTAATTGTTTTCAAAAAATAATTTGTGAGAAGATTCGTTGTGATAATTGTTGTTCTTTCACTGCACGTAAAAGATCGAATATTTGGAGAGCAATAAAACATCTCATATTTATTTACCATTTTCAACTGTGGCCTTTTGATCTACAATTTCCAGCCTGTTTTCCTGTAAGTGCTCGCCACCCAACAGGTAGTCCAATCATCGGACACTTCTGCACAATATTGCACATATATCTAGGCAGCAGAAAACACACGTCTTATTGACAGAATAATGCATCTCCAAGAACAGTAAGCTCTACCGACAGGCAAAGTCTCTCCTCTTCTCAAACCAGCAAGCATCCTCCTATCAGACACAAGCTCTTGTTAAGACACCGGGCTGCAGAATAAACACGCAGGCCCTAAACAAATTCTACAAATAtccaaagtaaaaaaaaaaaaatcattaaacTAATATTTTTCATCATCAGGTTGGTGCATAGAGTTTTAGCAGCGAATGCAGTCCTTGTCCATCTAATACATGAACCTTTATCAaatttacatccgggttttttAACAGATCAAAGGTCCTATGAGTAGAAAACAAAACGCTTGTCCAGTTTGATCTCTTCTTAGTGCAGTATAGGCTTGCCTTTGACATTACACATGTTCAGTAGGAGGAGGATACCATATACGATTTGCATGCTGTAACatacaaacatttgtattaaGACATTTCGAAGAATCCAAGCAAcaaaagctttaaaaaggagaaaaGGGTAAAATAACACAGGTAACTGTTTGTTTTTTCTCTACACATTATGTACAGGTGGAAATAAATACAGTCTAAAATCTGGCTCAGTTAAtctctttttgttgtttttcttttcattttaaaaCAATAGAAAAATTGATTGAAAATAGCAGTTGAAGACGCATCCATGTTTTTTTCTTGCAGTTAGCAGATTGTTTATGCATTTTTGTCCGCAGTCCATGCACCTTTCCAGGGGGGGAAAGGTGGCTTTTTTCATACCCAGGCCTTATTGgtggcagaggaggaggaggaggaggaggaggaggagaagcgtACCATGGGCCATGCTTTCCATACGTGTGGAAGGATTCTGGGAGATGACTGGAGGTTACCATACATGTCCTGCATGCAGGGTTGCAATAAGGGATGGGAAACTATACTTGCAATATTGAAATGTCTCTTCTCCGCCTCATTTTCACAAAAAACAGTCTGTTGAGCTTTCTGGAGCCAAAGGTGTATTGCTTTTTCTGCTTCTACTTTAGTCCAATCTCTCTTTAAAAAAATGCACCGTTCCCCTCACTTTTAAGACAAAAGCATTCTCTCTGAATTAAGACAGTCATGTTAAATGTCACAATGGTTTAATAAGACCAGGTTTTGTTGCACCAGAGGAAAAAACAGTCTATAGGCTAAGTGATCCCATGTGCCCAGCTGACAGGTTGCAGCGAGCTTACAGAAGTTCCGCCAAAACATCTTTAAGACTCAAAAATGCGCACAAGGATTACTTTTGTGCACATCTAATGCGTATTTGTTTACTTGTGTTTTTCTTCGAGGGAATAACtgtaaacaaaatacaaacgcagaacaaatatataaataaaggttaTTTTTTAAGTGGGGTGCTCAGTCTGCGTTTCTTACATGAAGAACTCGGTGTTGGCCTGTTTCCCGGACGGATCTCTCGTGTTCCCACCGGCCGTGTAGGTCCGACTGGCCAGCTTCTCGTACTTCTCCTTGTAAAGATCCCTCTCCTTGACAAGGCGCACCACGTCCTGCTTCAGCTGCTCCACTTGGCTCAGCAGCGTGCACTTCTCGGACTCTAGCATGTGCCTCTGCTGGACGCGCTTGAAGCGGCAGGACTGTGCGTAGCCCCGGTTCTTCAGGGTGCGCCTCTTCTGCTTCAGGCGGATCACCTCCTCCTTGCTGAAGCCCCGCAGCTGCCGGTTGAGCTCCCGCACCGTCATGCTGACCAGCTGCTCGTCAGAGAAGCGGTCCTCCAGGCGCGCGTGATGGCcgtggtggtggtgatggtggtggtggccCTGGTGATGGTGACCCACTGAGGCCGTGGACAGGTCCTCCCCGACGTACTGCTGGCCGCGGAAACCCTCGTAGGCCGGgtggtgatggtgatggtggTGCGCGTTGCCGATGAGGGCCTCCACCGCGTCCTCCGGGGTCAGGTTGAGTGCCTCGGGGTTGATGTGGTGCTGGTAGCTGGGGATCCAGTACAGGTCGTCCAGCTGAGGCTTGCCCGCGTTGCTGTGATTGTTGTTGCCGctgctgttgttgctgctgccgctgctgctgttGACCCCGCTGGTGAGGCTCTGGTTGGGCGGCGCGCCCGGGCTCGGAGCGCAGAAGCTCGGCGAGGAAGGCACGGAGGAGCACGGCGTGCTGATCGGGGTGGAGGACAGAGAGCCCGACGGGAGGCGGTGGCAGTAGCGGTCGGCCTCCGGCGGCTCCTTTTTCACCTCAAACTTCATAAGGTCAAAGTCATTGACATACTCGATAGCCAAAGGGCTGTTAGGCAGCTCTGCGCTCATGGCGAGGTCAGTAGCCATGTCTGTCCATGCGACGACTCCTCACAGCCAAAACGACGGAGGGCAGCCCACCCGGTTACAGATAGCAAGGAGAAATAATAGCCTGTATGGTGTATATATACAGACACGCGCACACACTCGGTGCACAGAGTTGCTGCAGGGCCGGCGGGTGGGTGGAGGAACTTATTAAAGCTGCTCGTCCCTAAGACAACTTCTATATATAGTGGCGTGAATATACGTATGCATGTAAATGAACTTGTACACCTGCCAGTTCGCCTCCGCTCGCTGCTCTCGTTGACAACTTATCCCAGGTCAAATGCGCGCTTTAATACCAGGAGCACCCGGGGCGGCTGAAACTGGAGCCCGGTGAATTTGGAAACACCAACCTGTCTTGTCCTCGCTTCACCTCTGCAGCCCACTTGCTTCCCGGTGATTTACTCTCCTCGCTGCTGCTCGATCAGGTGACACGAGAAGACTTCTTCGTCTTCTCCTGCTGTTGGGGTGTGTTATAAATATTTTCAAAGCATACTCTTTCGCCCACCGCTGATTACAACTTCTATAATGAAGTCCCAGGGAGAAGTCACTGCAGCATGGCCCGGATTAAAAGTTTCTCACGCACTCAGATCTGTGCAGGACAGGCGCTGCAAACATGCGTAAAAGTTGTgccaaaaaaagtcccaaagaATACAATATGCAATGCCACGTGCACTCAAAGTTAATATGCATGTAATATTAAGGAGTAGTTGCAGGCATGGGCTCCTTCTCTGAAGTAAAGGATAATCTGCTCCGGTTTGTTGTGGTCCGTCCAGAAATGTTTTATTCAACACAGCCTCGGTCCCCACGGTGCTGTCCCTCCTTACAGGGGCGCGCTGCTGACCTTACGTGTTGACTGTGTGTAATATTATGCAAGAGGTGATACATTCCAGTAGGTTTTCTCTCTCTCAACTTGTTTTCTAAGAGCGTCACGGTGCAGCCAGCAGAGTCACTGAGACGCTGGAAGGCACTCTCTGCTCTTATAGAGACAGCGTGGCCCGCGACCCTCCCACACTGAGGTGCGACGGGCCAATGGGAGGAGATCTCAGCAGCGCGGTTGCATTCTCCTATAGCAGAAGACTCCACCGGCAGCCGAGCAGAGCCGAGAGGAGCCGAAGTGTGCCGGGCGCGCAGGGAGAACAGGTGCAGCAGCAGATCCCCCCCTCTAGTGACCGAGCGCAGGCTACTGCACCGAGCGCGGAGGAAAATGAGAGCTCCGGGAGTTTCTAAGAGAAAAATGTTTACTTGGAACTCAGTTTGAACGGTTCTAAATGTTGCGTCAGTTATGTAACGAGTCTGTCAACATGCGTTTAGATTTCACAAGGAATGAAAATGACGTAGATGTTGTTAATTCATTTGTGAATACATTAATGAATTCATTATATGGACTTGATTGAAACATGAAACAATTTCAACTTGTAaaactatatttgaaacatttgaATGACAGCAATCTTCATATGTGTGTTCACTTATGTGTCGGCTTATCAGATCTTTATTGTATGAAAGGACACATACATCAAATCAAATTGTTGACCCCTGAAAAGGATATCCTCGAGGTTAAATTCAATCATTAGCAAGTTAATTGGACATCTATGCTGACACACATTGAAAACATATGACTGATGGTTGTCAATGTGTTCTGACACGTTGCAATTAACTCATGTTTTGTATACAAAATGTGATTCTAAATAAatctaaatatatgttttaaaatTACACCTAGGAAAGCGTTTAAGTAAGGCAAAAGGTAAAAACACTCTGCCTTATAAGCTTTATTAAAAACAGCTTAATGTATCTGCTTTACTCATTTAGGTCTCTGAAAGGACGCTTCTGACACCACAAACGACCAGATCAATCCATATGGATCGATTTAAGGCCGCACGCTCGTCTGCCAAAAAAATCAATCCGCATTTCCGCGAGGCCTCGCGCTGGCTGCGCGCGGGTTAAGTATGATTGGATAGTCCTGGCGGTGGTCGACAGCGTTTTCATTCGCAATTAACCACAAATTGCATCCCGTCTCATCTCCACGGATCGACGGATAATTAAGCCCATCCACGTGCGTCTCCATTCTGGACACTTGCTTCCTTTATCCCGAAACGAGAGAGGCTTCTGGGAGCAGGAAGTGTTTGGCATCATGGGACTTAAACCCAGACACCGCTGCAACTGACCCGTTTAGCCTTTTCAGCAGCATTCCCCCTCAGGAGTCCCATCAACCCACTAACATGTGAGTGATATATCTGCGGAATAAAGTGCCTTATCTGcgagaataataataaaaaaaaaacaggtggCAGTAAGTTTAACTTGGTTTAACAGGAAAACGTTACACAACTGCTGAGCTTAACTTCCAGTCCGAAATGGCCATGAAATACAACCCCCCTGCCCCCCATACTCAAATCTGCTGGCGAGGATGAAAGGAAGTGTATGAGGATGGAAATCATATCAAGGTATTTTAAGTTTAGGTGCGCTAAGTCATTAGAAGAGATTTCTTCTCAAATAAGCAGGAGCTGGCCATCAAACGCCAAGCTAAGCACTCTGCATTGAAATGGCACCTTTAAGAAGATCTGCTGTGGTCCATTCATTGTCAGGGGAAGGGGAGTGTCTGCGGCCGAGGGCTTGAGACATAAATTTGGAAGTCAGGGTTTTCATTGTTCCTTTGCATATTGGGACTTCGCTGCAAGTGCAGTTCTACCGATTTAAGCAAAATGGACATCAGCAAGGTGGGGGATCGTTGGTGGGCTTTCAGCTGGCCGGCAGCGAGCTTTGAGCCAAAGGTAGCCAGCATccagggccagaaaaaagggcCAGCTTCAGGAGGTGGCTCAGGGTTATCTGAGGCCCGGGGGGGTTTTGTCACTGGCATTAAGTCAGTAATGCCGCTGTGGAGGAATCAGCTTTAATTGTGCAGGGATGTGACACGCacgcatgcatgtgcacggacAGGAAGATAACAGGCAGGCTTACTTTAGAAATCAGGAGTTTCACCACATGTACGAGGCCTCGCTTG is a genomic window of Pseudochaenichthys georgianus chromosome 4, fPseGeo1.2, whole genome shotgun sequence containing:
- the mafaa gene encoding transcription factor MafAa produces the protein MATDLAMSAELPNSPLAIEYVNDFDLMKFEVKKEPPEADRYCHRLPSGSLSSTPISTPCSSVPSSPSFCAPSPGAPPNQSLTSGVNSSSGSSNNSSGNNNHSNAGKPQLDDLYWIPSYQHHINPEALNLTPEDAVEALIGNAHHHHHHHPAYEGFRGQQYVGEDLSTASVGHHHQGHHHHHHHHGHHARLEDRFSDEQLVSMTVRELNRQLRGFSKEEVIRLKQKRRTLKNRGYAQSCRFKRVQQRHMLESEKCTLLSQVEQLKQDVVRLVKERDLYKEKYEKLASRTYTAGGNTRDPSGKQANTEFFM